Within the Clostridium scatologenes genome, the region AAAGGGAATTGGAGGTTTTCATCTTTGTTGTGATGCTTCAAATCAGCAAGCTGTAGAGAGGCTTAGAAAATTAAAAATGAGGCCTGCAAAGCCCTTTGCAATTATGATGAAGGATATGGAAACAGTAGAGCGTGAATGTGAAGTTACAAATATTCAAGAAGAAGTACTTGATGGACATCAGAAACCAATCATACTTCTAAAGAGAAAATCAAGTGGAAGAGTGTGTGATTCTGTAGCACCTGATAATCCAAAGGTAGGAGTTATGCTGCCATATGCTCCTTTGCAGCTTTTAATATTTACATATGATGATGATGTAGTGATGCCAGATTGTCTAGTTATGACAAGTGGCAATACATCAGGTGCACCAATATGTAGAGATGATAATGATGCAATAACGGAATTATCAAAGCTGAGTGATGTTATTTTATCACATAATCGAATGATTCGTATTCGTGCAGATGATTCAGTTATGGATTTCTTTGAAGAAAAACCTTATATGATAAGGCGCTCCAGAGGATATGCACCACTGCCATTTATGGTTTCAAAGGGATTTAAGGGAGAAGTACTTGCAGTGGGCGGTGAACTAAAAAATACTTTTTGTATAGGCAAAAATGATTTGTTTTATCAGTCACCATATATCGGTGACATGGAAGATTTAAGAACAGTAAAAGCCTTAAAAGAATCCATTACAAGATTGGAAACTCTGCTTGAGACAAAGCCAACCATTGTGGCATGTGATATGCATCCAAAGTATAATACTACTTACGTAGCACAGGAAATTGGACTTCCAATGCTGCAGGTTCAGCATCATTATGCACACATCTTATCCTGCATGGCTGAAAATGATTATTCTGATCCAGTTATAGGAGTTTCCTTTGATGGAACAGGCTATGGAACGGATGGAACTATTTGGGGAGGGGAGTTATTAAAAGCCACTTATGATGGATTTGAAAGACTAGGCAGCATAAAACCCTTTGTTCAAATTGGTGGTGATTTGTCAGCTAAAGAAGGATGGAGAATTGCAGTGTCCATGATTTATGATATATACAAAGATAAAGCAAAGGCAGCTGAAATTGTAAAACAGCTGAAATTGTGTGATGACAAGAATTGCAGTGTTCAATTTATGATGGCTGATAATAAAATAAACAGCATAATATCTACAAGTGCAGGGCGTTTGTTCGATGCTGTAAGTGCTGTTTTGAATATTAGAAAGCAGTCATCCTTTGAAGGGGAAGCTTCAATGACCCTTGAATTTGAAGCAGAAGCTTATGAAGAAAAATGTGCAGAGTTCTGTGAGATAGATACTATTGAATTGCCAAAGCTTGTTTATGAAAATTCACATAGACAGTTAATATTAGCAACTGATATTTTAATGAGGAAAATCATAGAGGAAACTTTAGCTGGAAAAGATGTACAAATGCTTGCTTATTTCTTCCATGAAAAGTTGGCAGACATGATTGCAGCTGGATGTGCTTATGCATCAGAAAAAAGTGGAATCAATACAATAGCCTTAAGCGGTGGAGTATATCAAAACCAGTTATTATTAAAAATGAGCATAGAACGTTTGAGAAAAATGGGCTTTAGAGTTTTAAACCATAGTTTATTGCCGCCAAATGATGGTGGAATCGCATTAGGGCAGGCAATAGCAGCAATGAAATATATAAACAGATTGGAGAAAGGAGAATAAATATGTGTGTAGGTTTACCAGCAAGAGTTGTAAAGATTAAAGAAGGCATGGCAGTTATTGATGCTTCAGGTGCAAAAAGAGAAGTGTCTGCAGAATTAATTGATGAATTGGAACCAGGTGATTACGTTATGGTTCATGCAGGAATTGCCATTGCTAAAATTACAAACGATGATAAGAAGGAAACAGATAAAATCATGGAGGAATTATAATGACTGAAAACATAAAAAAAACTGCAAAGGAGATTATTCAAGCTTATGATGGACCTAAGTTTCGTATTATGGAAGTTTGCGGAACTCATACTCATGAAATATTCAGGCTTGGAATAAGAAGTATCTTGCCAGAGAATATTGAATTGATATCAGGGCCAGGATGTCCTGTTTGTGTTACTCCCGTTGGCTTTATTGATGAAGCTATTACACTGGCTCTTTATCATAATGTCACAATATGTACTTTTGGAGATTTGGTGAGAGTACCTGGTTCAGAGATGAGTCTTGCAGGAGCCAGATCAAAATGGGCAAAGATTCAAATAGTATATTCACCTATTGATGCTTATGAGTATGCTAAAAATCATCTTGAGGAGCAGGTAGTATTCTTATCAGTAGGATTTGAAACAACTACACCTGCCAGCTGTTTATCGGTGAAAAAAGCAAAGGAAGCAGGACTTAAAAATTTTGCATTACTTACAGCAAATAAAACTATGCCAGGAGCATACAAAGCTTTGAAAGGTAGTGCTGATGCATTTTTATATCCAGGCCATGTGCATGCCATTACAGGTACAAATTTGTGCGAAAATTTGGTTAATGAAGGCGTTAGTGGAGTAATAACAGGCTTTACTGCAAATGAAATCATGACAGCACTTGCTGTAGTAATTACAAGATTACAGGAAGGTAGCAGTTTTTTTAAAAACTGTTACCCAAGGGTTGTTACACGTGCAGGAAGTAAAGCAGCTCAAACCATTGTATCTGAACTTATGGAAAACTGTGATTCTGAATGGAGGGGCCTTGGTGTCATTGAAAATTCAGGTCTCAAATTGAAAGAAGATTATAAAGAGTTTGATGCTAGAAGTAAATTCGATTTACCAAAAATCACAGGAAAAAGTAATCCAGCATGCCGCTGTGGTGATGTTCTGCAAGGAAAATGTAAGCCGTCAGATTGTAGGGTATTTGGAAAAGGATGTACACCACTACATCCCGTTGGAGCTTGTATGGTATCTAATGAAGGAGCATGTTCAGCATATTATCAGTATGGAGGAAATATAAATGGATAAAATAGTTACACTAGCTCATGGAGCTGGAGGAAAACAAACATCAGAATTAATAGATCAGGTTTTTAAAGCTCATTTTTCAAATCCTGATCTCACAGCAGATGATGCTGCAGTATTGAATGTTAAAGGAGGAAAACTAGCCTTTACCACAGATGGATTTATTGTTTCTCCATCAGAATTTCCAGGTGGAAATATAGGTAAATTGAGTATTTGCGGTACAGTAAATGACTTGTCATGCATGGGAGCTAAGCCACTTTACTTATCCTGTGCCTTTGTCATTGAAGAAGGCTTTCCAATGGAGAAATTAGAGAAAATTGCAGCGGCTATGGAAAAAACTGCAGACGAAACAGGAGTTAAAATAGTAGCTGGAGATACAAAGGTGGCTGGAAAAGGACAAGTTGATGGTGTATTTATAACAACAACAGGTATAGGGCAGATTATAGATGGTGTTAATACTTCTGGATTTAATGCAAAGCCTGGTGATGCGATTATTGTAACAGGTGATATAGGACGACATGGATGTACTGTTTTGCTTGCACGAAATGAATTTGGAATTGAAGCAGATGTAGTAAGTGATTGTGCACCATTATGGGGAACAGTAAAAGCTATGCTTGATGAGTCAAAAGATATTCATGTAATTAGAGATGCTACTCGTGGAGGTGTGGGTACAGTATTATATGAAATTGCAGAACAGAGCAAAGTTGGAATTAAATTGGATTCAAAGAGTATACCAGTAGCAGATGGTGTGAAAGGTGTATGCGGCATGCTTGGACTGGAACCATTATATCTTGCTTGTGAAGGCAGACTTGTTATTTTTGCTCCAAAAGAAGTTGCACCAAAGCTTGTGGATACATTACATGAAGGCAAGTATTCCAAGGATGCAGCTATTATTGGTGAAGTAACTCAAGATATGGCAGGCCGTGTTATTGTAAAAACAGAAATTGGTGCTGAAACATTGCTGCCACCTCCAGGAGGAGAATTACTTCCAAGAATATGCTAATATATTTGGTTAAAGTATGGGGGAAAATATTATGATAAAAATTGCAGTATATGGAAAAGGTGGTATTGGAAAATCTACAACAGTTTCTAATATATCAGCTGCACTTGCTGATAGAGGAATAAGGGTAATGCAGATTGGATGTGATCCTAAAGCTGATTCCACAGTTTTACTTCATGATAAGACAAAAGTCAATACAGTACTTGAGCTTGTAAGAAATAATAAGAATAGTTTTAACTTAAATGATATAGTTACTATTGGGTATAATGGTGTAATATGTGTTGAGGCAGGTGGCCCCAATCCTGGATTAGGCTGTGCAGGAAGAGGAATTATAGTGGCTCTAGAAAAATTAAAAGAAAAAGGTGCTTATGAAGTATATAAACCAGAAGTAGTGATATATGATGTATTGGGTGATGTAGTATGTGGAGGATTTTCCATGCCAATGCGTAAGGGTTATGCAGACAAAGTATTTATTATAACCTCAGGTGAAAATATGGCCATTCATGCAGCAGCTAATATTGCAATGGCTATAGATAATTTTAAAAATAGGGGTTATGCAGATCTTGGAGGTATTATTCTTAACAAAAGGAATGTGAAGAATGAATATGAAAAAGTAAGTGAATTGGTAGAAGATATTCATTCAGAAATAGTTGCTACTTTGGATAGAAGTGAAGTTGTTCAAGAAGCAGAAACTTTGAATAAGACAGTAATAGAAGCATTCCCTGATAGTGATATGGCAAAACAATATAGAAAGCTTTCAGAAATCATAATGAGGATATGTGGAAAGGAGACATCATGCTTATAAATGTATCTGGACATGTTGATGAAAAAGGTACTTGTACTGTAATAAAAGATGCTGTATTTCCTGCACCCTTTGTATCCGGACTTGAATATAATGCTCCCTCCAGGGGAACATGGAATATAGTTCACGTTGGAATGCTTATTCCAAAATCACATCAGATATATATATGTGCAGCAAATTGTTTAAGAGGTGTTGTTCTTACAGCAGCGGAAATGGGTACATTAGATAGATTTTCAACTATAGTTGTACAAGAGAACAACGTGCTGGAAGGTGATATGGAAGAGCTTATAATCGAGGGTGTGTCAGATATACTTGAAAAGCTTCCACAAAAACCTCCAGCAGTTTTGATATTTACTGCCTGCATACACCATTTTATGGGATGTGATTTAAAACTGGTTTACAGTGAGCTTAGAAAAAGATATCCAGAGGTGGCTTTTGTAGAGTGTTATATGGACCCAATTATGAGAAAAAGCGGTCTGACGCCAGATCAGAAAATGAAGCGTCAATTGTATAATATACTTAAACCAATGAAGATTAATAAAAAAAGTATTAATATAATTGGAAACAATATTCCTACGGATGAAAGCAGTGATCTGATACGAATAATTCGTGAAAATGGATATGAACTTAAAGATATTACTCTTTGTAAAACCTATGATGAATACCTTAAAATGGCTGAAAGCTGTGTCAATATATCCTGTCTGCCTGTTGCAATACCAGGTGGAGAGTATTTGCAAGAAAAATTAGGACAAAAGCATTTGCATTTACCTTTGTGTTATGGGTTTGATGAAATAACAGAAAATTTAAATGCATTGAATGAATACATGGGGTTACAAAAAAAAGAATATAAAGATGAAAAATTAGCAGCTTTAAATGCTTTAAAAGAAGCAAAAGAAGTAATTGGAAATGCAAAGATTTCAATAGATTATACAGCTGTTCCAAGACCTTGTGGACTTGCACGCTTGCTTGTTGAAAATGGATTTAATGTGGATAGACTTTATGTAGATTCATTTACAGCATGGGACAAAACAGATTTTAACTGGCTTGTAAGAAACAAACCTGAAATGAAAGTATATGCTACAGTACATGCAAAGATGAGTTTATTAAATAGAAAATGTGATGATAAGAGTCTTGCAATAGGGCAGAAGGCTGCTTATTTTACAGGAAGCGAATATTTTGTAAATATAGTAGAAGGCGGTGGAATGTATGGTTTTAATGGAATTGTCAAATTAGCTGGACTTATGAAAGAGGCTTTTGCAGTTCCAAAAGATGTACGTAAGCTTATACAAATGAAAGGATTGGGGTGTGATTGCTTACTATGAAACAAGCTTCAGCATTTATTTCAACATATACCGCAGATGTGTCAGGTGTATGTTCCGCACTATATGAATTAGGTGGAATGACTGTCATGCATGATGCATCAGGGTGTAATTCAACATATACTACTCATGACGAACCACGCTGGTATGATATGAAAAGCATGATTTATATTACAGGACTTTCTGAAATGGAAGCTATTATGGGGGATGATGAAAAATTAATAAATGACATCGTGGCAGCTGCTAATGATTTGCATCCTAAATTTATAGCTATTGCAGGTACACCCATTCCAATGATGATGGGTACAGATTTTCCTGCTATTGCAGAAGTAATTGAAAATGAAACTGGAATTCCTACATTTGCTATTGAAACAAATGGAATGCATTCTTATATATGTGGAGCAGGACAAGCTCTTGCTGAAATAGTAAAACGATTTACGGTAGATAGTATATCAAAGATAAGAAAAAGTGTAAATGTGCTTGGGGCTACTCCTCTAGATTATTCTGTAAATGGCAGTATAGATAGCATTAGAAAGAGATTAACTGAAGCTGGATTTCAGGTTTTATCCGTATGGGCAATGGAAAGTACACTTAAACAAATGGAACAGGCTGGAGCTGCAGAGGTAAACTTAGTTATTTCTTCAACTGGACTTTTAGCAGCAAAAGAATTACAGAAGAAGTTTGGAACACCGTATGTTGTAGGGATTCCAATGGGAGATCAGTTTGCAGCTGTAGTAATGAAATCACTGGATATGACAATTAATACAGGAAAATCTCAAATTGCATATGATAAGCGAACTGCCTGCCAGGGTGATACTGTTATTATTGGAGAAAGCGTTTATTCAGAATCTTTAGCTGCAGCACTTAAAATTGAAAAGAATATGAAGGTTAAGGTTTTATGTCCTTTGGAAACTGAACCTGATTTGCTGTTAGAAGGGGATATTGTGGCAGAAGATGAAGATAGTATTATCACATATTTGAAGAGTGCAAAAGCTGTGATTGCAGATCCTATTTATCACACAATTATTCAGCCTGGTACTAAATTTATATCACTTCCACATGAAGCTTTTTCAGGAAGAATTTATAGAAAAGATATTCCAGATTTGATTAAGAGTATAGATGTAATATAGCAAATTTATATTATATTGTAGTAAAAGATATTTGTAATAGTAATTGTTCTAATGGAACAGATCTTAGAAAAAATAAAATATGTAATTCTTTATTATGAGTATTTTTAGTTTACTTTAAATAAGCACTAGGTAATCTTTACTAGTGCTTATTTAAAATGGTTGAAAAATATATACAATGATATTTCTAAATTTTATTATTTTTCTTGTGAAGATTAAAATTTAGTTTTTAAGCATAATTAAGATTTTTAGTTATATGGCTTATATAAAGAATTGAAATTGATTTTTGTTTAAAATTATAGTTTGAATTTATTTACCATCTCATTAAGTTTTTGTGCAAGTTCTGCTTGACTTTGTGCAGTTAAGGCAACTTGTTTTATTGCCTTTGTTGTTTCATCTATATTTATCTTTATTGTCTCTGCATTTTCTGATGATTTTTGTGAAGTTCCTGACATATTCTTTACTGCAGTACTTACTTGTCCAATTGTTGCTGTAAGTTCTTCTGACATGGAGGCTATACCTTCACACATTTCTGTTACAATTTCTGAATCTTTATAGTATTGATTCCCCATTTTTTCAAAATCCTCAAATTGAGGATCGACACTTTCATTTATGAATTTTAATATTTCATTACCATTTTCAGATATATTTTTAAAAGCGTCTTGAACTTTTAAAATGGTATCTTGTATACCTGTTACTGCTTCAGAAGATTGCTCTGCAAGTTTTCTTACCTCTTCTGCAACTACAGCAAAGCCTTTTCCCTGTTCTCCAGCTCTAGCAGCTTCAATAGCTGCGTTAAGTGCAAGTAAGTTAGTTTGTTCAGATATGCTTGCAATAGTATCAGCCATAATTCTTATATTACCTACAACTTTACCAGCTTGAATTGCCATTATCATATTTTTTTCTTTTTCTTCATATAAGTTTCTAACTTCTTTTATAGCGATTTTTCCATTTTCTTCAACTTCAGTGGCTCTTTTTTTAGATTGATTTGCATTCTTACTTCCATCTGCAGCTTTTATAGATAATTCATTAATACTAGAGTCTACTTCTTCCATGGAGGCAGCTATTTCTTCAGATGATGCACTAGCTTCTTGAACACTATTAGTTATATTTTTTACTGAGATATCTATTTCTTGAGTTTTGGCAGATAATTCTTCTACTGTAGCAGAAAGTTCTTCACTTGATGCGCTCATATCTTGTGAATTTTCGATTATTAAGCTTACAAGTTTTCTAATATTTTCTTGAGCTTTTTGAAGCTCTCCTTCAGCTTGACCAAATTCGTCTTTTCTTGTAACTGGATAGTTGTGTGTCAAATCAAAAATAGATAAGTTGTGTGCCAAAGATAATGTTTTCATTAAAGGAATATTTATATCT harbors:
- the hypD gene encoding hydrogenase formation protein HypD, translated to MTENIKKTAKEIIQAYDGPKFRIMEVCGTHTHEIFRLGIRSILPENIELISGPGCPVCVTPVGFIDEAITLALYHNVTICTFGDLVRVPGSEMSLAGARSKWAKIQIVYSPIDAYEYAKNHLEEQVVFLSVGFETTTPASCLSVKKAKEAGLKNFALLTANKTMPGAYKALKGSADAFLYPGHVHAITGTNLCENLVNEGVSGVITGFTANEIMTALAVVITRLQEGSSFFKNCYPRVVTRAGSKAAQTIVSELMENCDSEWRGLGVIENSGLKLKEDYKEFDARSKFDLPKITGKSNPACRCGDVLQGKCKPSDCRVFGKGCTPLHPVGACMVSNEGACSAYYQYGGNING
- the hypE gene encoding hydrogenase expression/formation protein HypE, giving the protein MDKIVTLAHGAGGKQTSELIDQVFKAHFSNPDLTADDAAVLNVKGGKLAFTTDGFIVSPSEFPGGNIGKLSICGTVNDLSCMGAKPLYLSCAFVIEEGFPMEKLEKIAAAMEKTADETGVKIVAGDTKVAGKGQVDGVFITTTGIGQIIDGVNTSGFNAKPGDAIIVTGDIGRHGCTVLLARNEFGIEADVVSDCAPLWGTVKAMLDESKDIHVIRDATRGGVGTVLYEIAEQSKVGIKLDSKSIPVADGVKGVCGMLGLEPLYLACEGRLVIFAPKEVAPKLVDTLHEGKYSKDAAIIGEVTQDMAGRVIVKTEIGAETLLPPPGGELLPRIC
- a CDS encoding HypC/HybG/HupF family hydrogenase formation chaperone, whose translation is MCVGLPARVVKIKEGMAVIDASGAKREVSAELIDELEPGDYVMVHAGIAIAKITNDDKKETDKIMEEL
- a CDS encoding AAA family ATPase, which codes for MIKIAVYGKGGIGKSTTVSNISAALADRGIRVMQIGCDPKADSTVLLHDKTKVNTVLELVRNNKNSFNLNDIVTIGYNGVICVEAGGPNPGLGCAGRGIIVALEKLKEKGAYEVYKPEVVIYDVLGDVVCGGFSMPMRKGYADKVFIITSGENMAIHAAANIAMAIDNFKNRGYADLGGIILNKRNVKNEYEKVSELVEDIHSEIVATLDRSEVVQEAETLNKTVIEAFPDSDMAKQYRKLSEIIMRICGKETSCL
- a CDS encoding nitrogenase component 1, which translates into the protein MKQASAFISTYTADVSGVCSALYELGGMTVMHDASGCNSTYTTHDEPRWYDMKSMIYITGLSEMEAIMGDDEKLINDIVAAANDLHPKFIAIAGTPIPMMMGTDFPAIAEVIENETGIPTFAIETNGMHSYICGAGQALAEIVKRFTVDSISKIRKSVNVLGATPLDYSVNGSIDSIRKRLTEAGFQVLSVWAMESTLKQMEQAGAAEVNLVISSTGLLAAKELQKKFGTPYVVGIPMGDQFAAVVMKSLDMTINTGKSQIAYDKRTACQGDTVIIGESVYSESLAAALKIEKNMKVKVLCPLETEPDLLLEGDIVAEDEDSIITYLKSAKAVIADPIYHTIIQPGTKFISLPHEAFSGRIYRKDIPDLIKSIDVI
- a CDS encoding nitrogenase component 1, with translation MLINVSGHVDEKGTCTVIKDAVFPAPFVSGLEYNAPSRGTWNIVHVGMLIPKSHQIYICAANCLRGVVLTAAEMGTLDRFSTIVVQENNVLEGDMEELIIEGVSDILEKLPQKPPAVLIFTACIHHFMGCDLKLVYSELRKRYPEVAFVECYMDPIMRKSGLTPDQKMKRQLYNILKPMKINKKSINIIGNNIPTDESSDLIRIIRENGYELKDITLCKTYDEYLKMAESCVNISCLPVAIPGGEYLQEKLGQKHLHLPLCYGFDEITENLNALNEYMGLQKKEYKDEKLAALNALKEAKEVIGNAKISIDYTAVPRPCGLARLLVENGFNVDRLYVDSFTAWDKTDFNWLVRNKPEMKVYATVHAKMSLLNRKCDDKSLAIGQKAAYFTGSEYFVNIVEGGGMYGFNGIVKLAGLMKEAFAVPKDVRKLIQMKGLGCDCLL
- a CDS encoding methyl-accepting chemotaxis protein, which encodes MRFLKNIKVKTKLFTSFLIMSILISVVGIIGITSLKTINTNSEKMYNNKLQSVYMLTDMKQNLTGIKSDLLQLTYIKDSVKKTDLEKDIQQNNDENDKYIKTYEQLYINDTEKQTWSLFKNHLGLYTASVKNIIELIDTENFDEAVKQSKLLPSVESSMVEDIDKLINTNLDGAKAFNATNHLIYINSNKTMTILAIVGLLIAIAFGFIISRDINIPLMKTLSLAHNLSIFDLTHNYPVTRKDEFGQAEGELQKAQENIRKLVSLIIENSQDMSASSEELSATVEELSAKTQEIDISVKNITNSVQEASASSEEIAASMEEVDSSINELSIKAADGSKNANQSKKRATEVEENGKIAIKEVRNLYEEKEKNMIMAIQAGKVVGNIRIMADTIASISEQTNLLALNAAIEAARAGEQGKGFAVVAEEVRKLAEQSSEAVTGIQDTILKVQDAFKNISENGNEILKFINESVDPQFEDFEKMGNQYYKDSEIVTEMCEGIASMSEELTATIGQVSTAVKNMSGTSQKSSENAETIKINIDETTKAIKQVALTAQSQAELAQKLNEMVNKFKL
- the hypF gene encoding carbamoyltransferase HypF, whose amino-acid sequence is MRDYKTLLIRVYGIVQGVGFRPTVSRHADKNRILGSVCNKGPYVEILAQGIKSRLEGFLYDLEHNPPKRSSILKIDVNEVAESKEFKDFEIIESEHVQGEIFVSPDIAICPECIKELFDKNNRRYLHPFINCTCCGPRLTILDSMPYDRVRTSMGEFPMCPECEYEYTHAETRRYDAQPVCCNECGPEVYIIGRDERGRDAITYTRQVIHDGGIAAIKGIGGFHLCCDASNQQAVERLRKLKMRPAKPFAIMMKDMETVERECEVTNIQEEVLDGHQKPIILLKRKSSGRVCDSVAPDNPKVGVMLPYAPLQLLIFTYDDDVVMPDCLVMTSGNTSGAPICRDDNDAITELSKLSDVILSHNRMIRIRADDSVMDFFEEKPYMIRRSRGYAPLPFMVSKGFKGEVLAVGGELKNTFCIGKNDLFYQSPYIGDMEDLRTVKALKESITRLETLLETKPTIVACDMHPKYNTTYVAQEIGLPMLQVQHHYAHILSCMAENDYSDPVIGVSFDGTGYGTDGTIWGGELLKATYDGFERLGSIKPFVQIGGDLSAKEGWRIAVSMIYDIYKDKAKAAEIVKQLKLCDDKNCSVQFMMADNKINSIISTSAGRLFDAVSAVLNIRKQSSFEGEASMTLEFEAEAYEEKCAEFCEIDTIELPKLVYENSHRQLILATDILMRKIIEETLAGKDVQMLAYFFHEKLADMIAAGCAYASEKSGINTIALSGGVYQNQLLLKMSIERLRKMGFRVLNHSLLPPNDGGIALGQAIAAMKYINRLEKGE